In Aphelocoma coerulescens isolate FSJ_1873_10779 chromosome 20, UR_Acoe_1.0, whole genome shotgun sequence, the genomic window GCTTGTACCGAAGCTCCTCGTAGGGCTAGGGGCGGGAGATGAGGGGGACAGGAGTCGGGGGGGGCCGTAGCCCCAGAGGTAGGGGGAAGCCTCGGGGAAGAAGAGGCGCAGGGGAAGTGGAGGGCTGGGACCAGCCTCAGgtgaagggaggaaggtggggcaGGGTCAAGACCCCACCCCAGACCGGGATCTCGCCTCTCACCGTCCCGGCGGCGCCGTCAATGGTCCCGATCCACTTGAAGAGGTTATCGGACTCGGGGAAGGCGGAAATGCCTTTGTCACCGGACATCTGCGGGGGCAGCACGTCAGGGCGGCCCGGGACACACCGAGACCGCCCCCGCCCCTCGCCCCAGTTCAGCCCCAGGAGCCTTCGGGATTCCCAACCCCCGGCTTGGTCCCAGGATATCCCAATCCCCGACTCGGCTGCGGGATCCCACTCACCATCAGCGCCatcagttcttgctgcagcctgCGGGGAAAGCGCACGTTACCGGCCGGCTCACCGGGGCAGCCCCCGtccgcagccccggccccgctcacctTTTCCCCACCGCGCCGCGGGCCGCCGTGGCCCCGGTCTCGGCCGCTTTGCGGGCGGCTGCGCTGGACACGGCGGCGGGGTCGGCGTTCTGTGAGGCCATGACGGCTCCGGGGGCACGGACCGACGCACCGGTctgcggccgccgctgccggcgGGTCACGGGCTGGACGCGGCTCCCGCTCCCGGGTGGCGCCGCACCGGGCTCCgctcgctccctccctcccgcagTCGTGCTCGGGGCAGGACTCGGGCCCCGCTGCAGCTCTCCCGGTGCCGAGCGGCCGTCCGGGCTCCCCTAGCGGGGCTCCCCAGCGCCGAACGGGCTCTCCCGTGCAGCGGCGGTAAGCCCGATCCCAACCCCCGTCTCAAACGCTCTCCGGTCCAGGAGCGGCTCGGTCCCAGCCCCTCTTCGGTGCAGGAGCGGCTCGGTCGCAGGTACTCTCCGGTGCAGGAGCGGCTCGGTCGCAGCCCCGATCCCGGGCGCTCTCCGGTACGCTCGTCCCGCACGGCCCCGCCCGCTCCCGCGCCCCGTTTGAATATTTCCGCGTGCGGCCCCTCCACCAATCAGCGCGCAGCCCGGTTCGAGCCGGCCAATCAGCGCCCGCCGAAGATGCAGCTCCCACGGTAACGGCCAGCGGCTGCTGATTGACCGCCAGCCAATGACGTACAGCGCTGTGATTGGCCACTGCCCCGCGAGGGGCGGAGCCGCGGGTCCCGCAGGCCCTTAAAGGGCCAGCCACGCCCGTCCGCAGAGTCCAGGAGGCGGCGAGGTGGGAATGAAGCGGCTTTATTGGGGGCCTCAGGGCTCGGGGGGGTCCTCGGGGGGCGGCACGTCCCCCCCGCGGCGAAGCGTCTCCATGTGCTTCTGCATCTTCTCAGTCATCCAGGCTGGAGGGATGAAGGGCTTTAGCTCTTCCAGCCGCAGATCAACAgagtccctggggaggaaggagggtgAGGTGGAGGGACTCCAGCACCCACtgctgaccccaaacccaccatgTCCCTTGGCACCCGTCAGTACCAAGCCCAGACCTACCAAACCCACCATGGATCTCAATCAGCACTGAGCCCAAACCTACCATGGACCCCCAAACAACACCAAGTCCAAACCTTAGTTGCATAACATGGTCCCCGGGcaccaaaccccaaacataACTGAGCCCCCCATGTGCCATGTCCCTCCAGCACAGGACCCCTGGGCAATGCAGCAGTGAGGGGGGACACGGTAGgggtccccagggaagtggcccCAGGCACGGCAGCACCTTCAGAATGTCTGCTTCAGTCCTCACCTGTAATCCTCACTGGCAGCCAAATCCCGAATGTCCTCTTCGATGAGGAGGTAGGCCTGTGGCACAAGGCGGGGGACACCTCAGGGTGCCTGCGAGGGGTGGCCGGGGCAGTGCCACACCCCAGCCAGCACTGTCCCCGtgggagccagctgtgccccctggCCTGCACCCCAGTCCTGTGGGCAGGGGATGGACCTTGGCAGCGCTGTGTCCCCGCACCCTGCCTATCCTCCTGCCACCGCCGCCTGTCCCACGGCTCCTCCGCCCGTGCTGGCCCTGCGGTGGGCCCTGTGCCCGGCCGTACTCACCATCTTGCCCCCAATGGCCctcatgtgctgctgctctgtcagCCAGTGCTTATCCTGCGGGTCGGCTGCGTACTGCAATAAAGCAGCAAGGACCGAGCTGAGCACGGGTGACAGACCCTTCCCTAAAAGCCCCCTCCTCCAGGATGCTGtgccccgctctgctctgcccccTGCTCcgcctgccctgctccagcctcagcCCTGGCGCTGGCAAACCCGACACTTCGGTGGGCACGTGACACGACTGGCTCGTGTTCCATGTGCTAGCCAGACCTTGGGAGCGTGCTCCGAGATAACAAacaagggcacagggaggaaGTAAACAAGGGAGCTGAAGCACACGCTCCCGATTCCCGTGGGAAACCATCCAGCTGTGGCACCTGACCTTAAAGAGGTGGGGATGCTTGATGTAGAGTCGCCCTCTTGTTCCTCCCATCCcgagagctctgcaagaggaacATGAGGGGTGTTAGGGTTGTGGGGAGGGCAGCTGCAGTGGCACAGGGACAACCCCTCTCCTCCCCAAGCCCTTCCTACTGCTTTCGAGGCAGAGAAGCGAAGTGACGGGAGGAGTGTCACGGGCTCCTGCCTGGGGACACCACCCTCCATCAACAGGGCCATTCCTTACTTGTTTGCTCGAGATCCCAGCACAAAGGTTGTGGTTTCAGTCAGTCGGGATGGATCCCACTACAGAGCAATTGGAAAAGGGGCAACATTAGAAAGGAAGTTGGTGCTGGCCATGCTCCACAGACCTCGGCTCTCTGACAGGGAACCTTGGAGCTGCCTCCAgactgggagggagggagctggcCACAGACCTCCAGCCTTCCGCAGGGGAGGAACATTACGTTCCGTCTGGGCTGATCTAAGCAGTTTCCCCCGTGGGAAACACTTGTGGGATTCTCCTGGCTACTCCTGGTCTCCTCAGGTCTCCCTCAGCGGCACCATGCCGCAGGGCTACAGGCTACAGTGCCTGGGGAGACCAGCTGAGGCCTCCGGGCACTTCGCTTCCTCTTCTTGctccacccctgcccagggccccgTCAGGGCAGAGCACAGCCCACACTGTCCTgcactcctgcagctgcagggctctgctggtgcaagcaaaggggaggagagggggagccCAGCAGTGTCAGACAGCCAATACCTTTGGTCCATCCCTTTTCACAGGCTCAGAGACTTTGAGCTTCCACCTGAGGGGAGAGAAAACACATCAAGAATGAATCCCAGTGGGACTAGCTTAGTTACCACCTGCAGCAGGGactgagcccaagcccttccaGACCCACCCTTGTTCACATCCCTCCGTTCCCCCACAGTGCGCAGCTTTGGAccctcagctttgctgcacgtCTCCTCTCCTGGCTGCCCAGATCCCACCATTCCCCGTGTCTCACCACTCACTTTAGGTGGTCCATCTGGACCTTTTCACCCCTTTGGGCCTGTTTAAAACCCCTTCTTCAAAGGTCTTTGCCTCCTGGGAGGAACAGCTGAACCTAACCCTGCTTCTGCCCACACCCAGAACTCCCATCATCTCTCTGCAGGAGAGGAGTCTGTGGGGTTTCTGTCTTGCCACAGGCAGCctcattcctcctgccctcCAAAAACCGGGGCTCTAGCTCAGGGTTTGTACTCACGCTGCCATGCCTGAAACTCCGCGGTCATTTGACAGGCTCTGTCCTGGAGGCCGCCCCTTTCTCTGCATGGAAGAAACCCTTCTGTGACTCAGTTGTGCTGGCTGAGGGAACCCTCTCAGCAACCCTCCGTctcccagggagctgctccttTTGTCACAGGCAGAAACACTGCCTGGGACCACAGTGAGCACCTCCAATGCCCCACAAAGGCTGCCTGTGCACCTCCATGCACTCATACCATGGGAATGGCCAGGGATGAGGACCAAGCTTCCCAAAACATAAAATCTCTTGTGGGGAAAACCATCCTACCTTTTTTGGAATGGGGCTTCCTCGACGGCTCAGCTCCTCATCCATCTGTCGGGCACGCTGGAAGAGGAAGGGCAGTGGGATGAGCAGGGCTCTTCTCCCTACCTGGCCAGGTGAATGCTGACCCCAGCCCACCTCTGTGAGCAGCACTGAACTGCAACAAGCAGCACCCATACCTGGGATTCTCCTTGCCCTGCATTCCCTTCAAGCCCAACATCTCCCACTCTGCCTCTGCACTACTGGACTGGTGGCCAAAAGGAGTCAGAGAACAAAGTGACTCCAACTCTTCTTCTCCCAGCTCTCACAAGTCATTTAAACCTCTGTGTACAATCACAACAATTACCTTTGGCACTGCCTGCTCATGGGGCAACCTGGGAACCACCTTTTTGCCATCAGAGAACAACAGTTTGGCCTGCAGGAAGACAAAGAAGGTTCCATGGATTCTGGGCTCAGAGAGGGTCCCACCAGcaaccctccccaccccccccaacaCATCCACCTAAAAGCCCTGCAACAGCTTTGCTTTTGGAGTGCTACCAGGCCATGCTTCCACAGACAGCCAGATGCAAAAGCACAATCTGAGCATGATAAATTCTGGGGAACTGGCAGATAAGCAagatgtgaaaggaaaaaatcctgcCCTACCCTGGCAGGACCCTCtgactggggctgggagccagTTTCTGTGGGAGCTACAGCTGCGTGCCATGttcccacagcagcactgagaagAAGAAGCAtgagctgcccagccctgactgctccccttttcccagtgagaatgaatcccagcacagcagccacacAAGGGCTGCGGATGTCCCCTCACAGTGCCAGCAAAGCTCTTAAGAGGGACACATCCTTGCCAGGCTGCTTTGCTTGGGGGCATCCTAGAAACCCCTCGCCAGTGCGCACCTGCTCCAGGCAGCTCCTACAGGTCTCCTGGATGAGCTGCTCCGGGTCCACCTCCTCCCCAACGTTATCACGCACATTGATTGCTGCTGTCTGGAAGAACTGGAGAGgaaaaggcaggagagggtGACAGCCTGCGCAGCCAGGCAGTGTCGGCTCAGCTCCCACAGAGAGGCGGGATGGCCTCAGTGGCAGCCGAGCTGTCCCCACGCACCCCatgtgctgctgccacctgccCCCAGCGCTCACCTTCATGTACTTGTTGAAGACGCCCCGGATCTCCTCGTTGAtgctgggctgcagcacagcGCGCAGCAGGTCCATGGACACGCTCGGGTCCGTGAAGCTGCGGGTGCAGGGGTCAGGCGGGGTGCGTGGGACCCCCTGCCCCGGCCCGGTCTAACCCGATCCTCGCTCCGCCCGGTGCCCATCCCGGTCCCGCTGTTCCACCCTCCCCCTCCATCCTGGCCGCCCATCCCGGTCCCGCCGTACCTGGTGGTCATCTGggagcgccgcccgcgccgctgcacCTGCCGGTGCTTGATCATGATGTTCCAGGGGCTCTGCGGGACACACGCGtcagccgcggccccgccgccgcccgcttcccgctgcccgcccggcccggcccggcccggcccccgcctcACCGTGCTGACCAGCTGCTCCTCAGTGTCGCCCGGGCCCTCCTCGCCCGGCGGACCCGGCTGCTGCTCCGCATCGCGGGCGGCGCCCatggccccgctcccggccccggtgCGAGCGGCCGGATGCGCAGGGATCCCGCGGCCGCATCATCGGGCCCCGACGGATGTGACGCGGTACCGGGGCAAtagggccgggccgagccggcAGCGGGGAGGAGGAGGCCCGGGGGAACAGCCGGTGTGTGCTCGGAGAGCCCTGGGCTCACACGATGCCCGCCCTGAAGGTGTGGCCGGAGCGCGGGCCGCAGCCCCCGGGTGTCCCCGCCGTTTCCCCGGGGCTGGGCAGTCCCGGAGGGCGAGGCAGAGCATCCTAAGTCCCACAGTCTTAAACTCACCCTGTCCCACCCAGAGGAGGACCTGTCGCGGGTGGAGCTGGACACATGTGGCCTCTGCCCCTGCGACCCGAGTACCTGCAGCTGGAGTGTGAATGCCGGTCTTTCCATGATCTGTGTGTTCCTCGTGTAATTTTCCACCATTCATCTTTCTGGAATCTCATTGTTTCTCTGAGCAAACAGCCCAAAACAGCATTTCTTCATCTTGTCTGATGTGTGCAGAATAGTCAAAACAACTTCTCTGTCGTTTTCTAGATAATCTTACCCCATGTTGTGGTCAAAGAGAAGCTTTTCTGTTGAATCAGCTGGCTAACAATTTGCATTGATGAACCATTTACTCTTTTGCTAGTAACATTCTTCCTCATTCCAAGATGATTCAGTGAGATGAACCAAGCAAAGGGGATTTGCCAGAGC contains:
- the DNTTIP1 gene encoding deoxynucleotidyltransferase terminal-interacting protein 1 isoform X2; amino-acid sequence: MGAARDAEQQPGPPGEEGPGDTEEQLVSTSPWNIMIKHRQVQRRGRRSQMTTSFTDPSVSMDLLRAVLQPSINEEIRGVFNKYMKFFQTAAINVRDNVGEEVDPEQLIQETCRSCLEQAKLLFSDGKKVVPRLPHEQAVPKRARQMDEELSRRGSPIPKKRKGRPPGQSLSNDRGVSGMAAWKLKVSEPVKRDGPKWDPSRLTETTTFVLGSRANKALGMGGTRGRLYIKHPHLFKAYLLIEEDIRDLAASEDYRDSVDLRLEELKPFIPPAWMTEKMQKHMETLRRGGDVPPPEDPPEP
- the DNTTIP1 gene encoding deoxynucleotidyltransferase terminal-interacting protein 1 isoform X1; amino-acid sequence: MGAARDAEQQPGPPGEEGPGDTEEQLVSTSPWNIMIKHRQVQRRGRRSQMTTSFTDPSVSMDLLRAVLQPSINEEIRGVFNKYMKFFQTAAINVRDNVGEEVDPEQLIQETCRSCLEQAKLLFSDGKKVVPRLPHEQAVPKRARQMDEELSRRGSPIPKKRKGRPPGQSLSNDRGVSGMAAWKLKVSEPVKRDGPKWDPSRLTETTTFVLGSRANKALGMGGTRGRLYIKHPHLFKYAADPQDKHWLTEQQHMRAIGGKMAYLLIEEDIRDLAASEDYRDSVDLRLEELKPFIPPAWMTEKMQKHMETLRRGGDVPPPEDPPEP